CTGTTCGTGGGCCTGGAGCTCGTGACGGACCGTCGCGCGCGCACGCCTGCAACCGCGGAGACCGTGCGCGTCGTCAACGGCCTGCGGCAGCGGCAGGTGCTGCTGAGCGCTACCGGTGAACATGCCAACACGCTGAAGATCCGCCCGCCGCTGGTGTTCTCCGAAGCCAATGCCGATTTGCTGATCGACACGCTGGACGAAGTGCTGGCCGGGCTTTGACCCGCTGCCATGGCGGCAAACGCCGCCTTGCGCCAGAATCGTCCGCCTCCCACGACAGCGCCCTTGCCGCCATGAACATCGCCGATTCCTTCCTCGCCAACGCCGCCCGTTTCGTCGAGATCCGACGCGACATCCACGCCCACCCCGAACTCGGTTTCGAGGAGCACCGCACCTCCGAGAAGGTCGCGAACCTGCTGACCGGATGGGGCATCGAGGTGCACCGAGGCATCGCCGGCACGGGACTCGTCGGCGTGCTGCGCAAGGGCACGGGCTCGCGCACCATCGGCCTGCGCGCCGACATGGACGCGCTGCCATTGCACGAAGCCAACGAGTTCGCCCACAAGTCGACCAACCCCGGCCGCATGCACGCCTGCGGCCACGACGGCCACACCACGATGCTGCTGGCCGCCGCGTGGCACCTGTCGCAGCAGGGCCCCGGCGACTTCGACGGCACGGTGCATTTCATCTTCCAGCCCGCCGAGGAGATGGGCAAGGCCGGCGCGAAGAAGATGATCGACGAGGGCCTGTTCGAGCGCTTTCCGTGCGACGCGGTCTTCGGGTTGCACAACTTTCCGGTGGGCGACGTGGGCCGCTTCGCGCTCAATGAGGGCGCGCTGATGGCGTCGAGCAACACGTACAAGATCACCTTACGTGGGCGCGGCACGCACGCGTCGATGCCGCACACGGGCATCGACCCGGTGGCGGCGGTGGTCACGCTCGCGCAGCAGCTGCAGACCATCGTGGCGCGCACCATTCCGAGCACCGAGCGTGCGCTGCTTGCGGTCACGCAGCTGCAGGGCTCCGATGCGCCCAACGTGATTCCCGATGTGGCGACAGTGGGCGGAACCATCCGCACCTTCTCCATCGAGGCCATCGACAAGATCGAGGCCCGCCTGCGCGAAGTGGCCGCGGGCGTGGCGGCGGCACATGGCTGCACGGCCGAGGTGTATTTCAACCGCTCGTCGCCGCCGACAGTGAACCACCCGGCCGAAGCGCGCTTTGCCGCCGGCGTGATGCGCGAAGTGGTGGGCGACGACATGGTCACCGACAACTTCCCGGCCGTGATGGGCGCCGAAGACTTCGCGCACATGCTGCTCGCGCGGCCGGGCTGCTATGCCTTCCTGGGCAATGGCGACGGCGACCATCGGCTGGACGGCCATGGGCCCGGCCCTTGCATCATCCACAACACCTCGTTCGACTTCAACGACGAGATCATCCCGATCGGTGCCAGCTACTTCGTGAAGCTGGTGCAGCGCTGGCTGCCGTCGGGCGTTTGAATTTTTCACTGTCGACGATGACGAAGAAAGTGGCCACCCAGATGACCTCCACCCCGCTCACCCGACGTTCATTGACCGCGCTTGCAGCCGCGGCGGTGCTCTGTGCCGTTGCACCGGTGCATGCGCAACAGCGCGTGATCCACATCGTCGTGCCCTTCGCCACCGGCGCGGTGCAGGACACGGTGGCGCGCGCCTTCAACAACGAACTGGGCGCGGCGCTGAATGCCAGTGCGATCGTCGAAAACCGCGCGGGCGCGGGCGGCACGGTGGGCGCGGCCCTGGTGGCACGCGCGCCGGCCGACGGCAACACGCTGATCCTGGCGGCCGCGAGCCACAACATCGCGGGCTTTCTCTACAACAAGCTGAGCTATGACCCGCTGAAGGATTTCGTCGGCGTGGCCAACGTCGGCAATGCGGGCTATGTGCTGGCGGTGGCGAGCGGCATGAATGTGTCGAGCACGGCCGACTTCATCAAGGAGGTCAAGGTCAACCCAGGCAAGTACAACTACGCCTCGGCGGGCAATGGCAGTGCCACGCACCTCGCGATGGCGTCGTTTCTCGCGAAGGCCGGGCTGCAGATGACGCACATCCCGACCAAGTCGACCGGCGAGGCTGTCAACGAGGTGCTCGCTGGCCGCGTGCAGGCGGTGATCTCGTCGAGCATCGGCGTGATCGGGTTCCAGGACGACGCGCGCATGAAGCTGCTGGCCTCCACCGGGCAGTCGCGCAGCCCCTTCCTGCCGAAGCTGCCGACGGTGGCCGAGAGCGGGCTGCCGGGCTACGCCTTCGATTCGTGGATCGGTCTGCTCGCGCCGGCCGCTACGCCCAAGGCAGAGGTCGAGCGCCTGAACGCCGCGGCCAACAAGGTGCTGGCCGACCCGGCGATCCAGGAGCGCTTCAAGCGGCTGGGTGTGGAGCCGCGCAGCCAGAGCGCGGAGGAATTCCAGAAGCTGCTGCGTTCGGATTGGGATGCGATGGGGGTTGTGGTTAAGGCTTCGGGGGCGAAGATCGATTGAGGGTGTTCAGGGTGGGTGCACAGAGCGCCGGGTACTCCCCTCCGCGAATGTCCCCCGGCCTTCGGCCTCCTCCTTTATTTCGCTGCGGGGAGCACCCGGCGCTCTGTGCACGAGGGCACGTCGCTGCTGTGCGGCCGATCAACCAGCGCCCCGAACAAGGCAAACGCGCTCCATGTAGGACGCCGGTCAATTGACAACGCGCCGCCCGCGTTCATGCTTCCTGATGGGTTCCGGGGCATTCCGCTTCGGACCGTAAAAGGGGCTTTTCATGGATCCGACGTCGCCATTCAACCCGCCTCCGGGCCAGCCGGCGGGCAAGTCGCCCAAGGCGCTGTGGGCCGTGATCGGCGCATTGAGCGTGGCCGTGGTGGCGCTTGGCGGGGTGTTGCTTCACCGGCAGGAGCCGGTCGCGAGTGCGAGTGCACCGCCGCCAGTCGTTGCCGCAGCATCACCCACTGCACCGGACGATTTCAAGCCTGAAGCCATGCCACCGGCGCCTGCCGTGCCACCTACGGCGACGGGCCCGGCGCCACAAGCGAGGGCGGCTGCACCGATGCCCGCCCCCATGCCAGCCCCGGCTATCGAGCCCGGACCGGCGCCAGGCGTGATGAACGCACCACAGGTCGCTGCCGCGCCTCCCGCCCCGCCACCTTGCGCGGTCTGCGGCCATGTCGAATCGGTTCGCCCGGTTCAGAAGCGCATCCAGAACACCTCGGGCGTGGGGGCCGTGGCTGGTGGCGTGGTGGGTGGCCTCGTGGGCAACCAGTTCGGCCATGGCAATGGGCGCGTCGCGACCACCGTGCTCGGCGCAGTGGGTGGCGGCTTCGCGGGGAACGAGATCGAGAAGCACGTGCGCACGGTCACGGTCTACGAGGTGGGCGTGCGCATGGACAACGGCACGCTGCGCACGGTCGAGACGAAGACCGCGCCGCCCATCGGCAAGCCGGTGACGCTCAAGCGGGGCCTGCTGCGCCCCGCGGACGGTCGCAAGTAGCGCGACCTACCCCGCCTTCGCTCCCGGATATCACAGAAAAACCGGGCGCGGAAGAGTGCACGCCCCAAAGATATCTTGACCATATATCCTTAATATATTTAAAGTGCGACGCTTCCACACCACCGCACATCCACAAGGAGCGATCAAGTGAGCAATCCCCGCTGGCAAGGCATCTTCCCCGCCGTCACCACCAAGTTCCACGCCGACGAGAGCATCGATGCAGAGGGCACGGCCCGTCATATCGACTTCCAGATCCGCAACGGCATCCACGGCCTCGTCACCTGCGGCTCGCTCGGCGAAGCCAGCACGCTGACGCTGGAAGAAAAGCTGCAGGTCGCGAAGATCGCGCTGGAAGCCGCCGACGGCCGCATCCCGGTGCTGGCCAACGTGTCCGAAACCAGCACGCGCGAAGCGCTGCGCTACGTGGACGGCGCCAACAAGCTCGGCGTGGCCGGCTTCATGGTGATGCCCTCGGTGATCTACGTGGCCGATGCGCGCGAGGCGATGCTCAATGTGCGCACCATCGCCAACGCCGCGCAGAAACCCATCATGGTCTACAACAACCCGGTGGCCTACCGCGTCGACCTGAAGCCGCAGCACATGGTCGAGCTGGCCGACTGCGAATGGATCGCGGCTATCAAGGAAAGCACCGACGACATCCGCCGCATCACCGACCTGCGCAACACCGTGGGCGACCGCTACCAGCTGTTCCTGGGCGTTGACGACCTCGCCTACGAAGGCCTGGCGCTCGGCTGCGACGGCCTGCTGGCCGGTGTCGGTTGTGCGTTCCCGCGCGAGACCGTGGCGCTGTACGACCTGATGAAGGCCGGCAAATTCGCCGAAGCGCTCAAGCTCTATCAGTGGATGACGCCCATGCTGCACCTCGACGTGTCGACCAAGCTGGTGCAGAACCTCAAGCTCATCGACATGCTGGTGGGTGTGGGCAGCGAGCACATGCGCCGTCCGCGTCTTCCGTTGATCGGCGAGGAGCGCGCCTTCATCGAAGCGATCGTCAAGAAGGCGCTCGCGACGCGGCCCACTCAGTACCAGTCGGTCATGTAGTCGCACACAACGAACGTCCTTTCTCATCGTCCCCAACCTAGGAAGAAGCATGAAGACAAAAGCAGGCATGGTTCCGTTTCTAAGCCTCGCGGCACTCGCCCTTGCAGGCCAGGCGTACGCGCAGGAGCAGGTGGTCAAGATCGGTCACAGCGGTCCGCTGTCGGGCCCCAATGCCTTCGCGGGCAAGGACAATGAAAACGGCGTGCGCCTCGCCGTCGAGGAGCTCAACGCGAAGAAGCTCGTGGTCGGCGGCAAGACGCTGAAGTTCGAGATGGTGTCGGAAGACGACCAGTGCGACGCCAAGACCGGCGTGAGCGTGGCGCAGAAGTTCGTGGACGACGGCGTCAAGTACGTCATGGGCCCGTACTGCTCGGGCGTGGCCATCCCGGCTTCGCGCATCTACAGCGAAGGCGGCACCATGGTCTCCACCGTGGGCACCAACCCGAAGGTCACGCAGGGCGGCTACAAGAACCTCTACCGCATCATCGCGAGCGACAACCAGATCGGCTCCAGCATGGCCGTGTACGCGGCCAAGGAGCTGAAGGTGAAGAAGGTCGGCGTGATCGACGACCGCACCGCCTTCGGCCAGGGGCTCGCCGAAGAGTTCACCAAGGAAGCGAAGAAGCAGGGCCTGACCGTGGTCGGCCAGGAGTTCACCACCGACAAGGCCGTGGACTTCACCGCCATCCTGACCAACATGAAGGCCAAGGCGCCAGAGGCCATCTTCTTCGGCGGCTATGCACCGCAGGCCGCGCCCATGGCGCGCCAGATGAAGCAGCTGGCCGTGCCCGGCAAGCTGCTTGGCGGCGACACCGTGTGCAGTCCGGCCACTGGCAAGCTCGGCGGCGACGCGGTCAACGACCTGGTGTTCTGCGCGCAGGGCGGCTCCATCCTCGAGAAGGCGCAGAGCGGCCCGGCGTTCAAGGAAAAATTCAAGAAGCGCTTCAACGCCGACCCAGATGCCTACGCGGCTTCGTACTACGACCAGGTGCTGTTCATCGGCGAGTCGATGAAGAAGGCCAACTCCATCGATCCAGACAAGGTGGGCGCGGAGCTCTACAAGGCAACGTACAAGGGCGTAGCCGCAACCTATGCCTACGACGACAAGGGCAACATGAAGCAGGCGCCCATCACTGTGTTCACCTTCAAGAACGCGGCCCCGGTGCCCATTGCCAGCTACTGAACGAACGGACGACGCCACATGCAACGCATCCAGGTCATCGACTCGCACACGGGCGGCGAGCCCACGCGCCTTGTGATCGGCGGCTTTCCTGATCTGGGCGGCGGCAGCATGGCCGAGCGCCGCGCGCTGCTGGCCGACCAGCACGACAAATGGCGCGCGGCCGCCGTGCTGGAGCCGCGCGGCAGCGATGTGGTGGTGGGCGCGCTGCTGTGCGAACCGGTGTCGCCGGATGCGGCTGCCGGCGTGGTCTTCTTCAACAACGCCGGCTACCTCGGCATGTGCGGCCACGGCACCATCGGGCTGGTTGCGAGCCTTGCGCACATGGGGCGCATCGGCGTGGGCGAGCACCGCATCGAAACGCCCGTGGGCACGGTCACGACCACGCTGCATGAAGACGGCTCGGTGAGCGTGCGCAACGTGCCCGCGTACCGGCATCTGCACCAGGTGGCGGTCGAGCTGCCGGGCCACGGCACCGTGCGCGGGGATGTGGCCTGGGGCGGCAATTGGTTCTTCCTGGTGAGCGAACACGGCCAGCGCGTGGCGAGCGACAACCTCGCGGCGCTGACCGACTACACCACTGCGTTGCGCAAGGCACTCTCGGCCCAGGGCATCACCGGCGCGGACGGCGCGGAGATCGACCACATCGAGCTCTTCGCTGCAGATGACGAAGGCGCCGACAGCCGCAACTTCGTGCTGTGCCCCGGCAACGCCTACGACCGCTCGCCATGCGGCACCGGCACCAGCGCCAAGATCGCCTGCCTCGCGGCCGACGGCAAGCTCGCGCCCGGCGAGGTGTGGAAGCAGGCCAGCGTGATCGGCAGCGTCTTCGAGGCCAGCTATGCGATGGACGGCGACAAGGTCATTCCCACGCTGCGTGGCCGCGCGTACATCAGCGCGGAAGCCACGCTGCTGATCGACGACGAAGACCCGTTCGGCTGGGGCATCCGGCTCTGACGCCGCGCGGCATGGACGCGGATGTCATCGTCATCGGCGCCGGCATCGTCGGCGCGGCTTGCGCGCAAGCGCTTGCACAGGCGGGCCGCCGCGTGCTGGTGCTCGATGCGCGCATCGGCGGCGCTACCGGCGCGGGCATGGGCCACCTCGTGGTGATGGACGACAACGCGGCCGAACTCGAATTGAGCCGCCATTCGGTCGCGCAATGGCGCGAGCTTGCGCCGCGCATGAGCGAAGACTGCGCGTACAGCGCCTGCGGCACGCTGTGGATTGCCGCCAACGACGAAGAGATGGCCGAGGCCGAACGCAAGCAGCAGCGGCTGCGCGCGCACGGCATCGACAGCCGGCTGCTCGATGCGCGCGAACTGGCGAACGCCGAGCCCGCCTTGCGCAAGGGTTTGGCGGGCGCGCTCGAAGTACCGGGCGACGGCATCCTCTATGCGCCGAATGCGGCGCGCTGGCTGCTTGCGCAGGCCACTGACTCGGTGCGCGTGGAGCACGCGAAGGTCGAGGCCATCGAAGACGACGGCGCGCTGAGTCTCGCGGACGGCAGCCACCGCACCGCGCCGCAGATCGTGCTCGCCAACGGCATCCAGGCGACGACGCTGTGCCCCGAACTTCCGATACGCCCGAAGAAGGGCCACCTGCTCATTACCGACCGCTATCCGGGCACGGTGCATCACCAGCTGGTCGAGCTCGGCTATGTGACCAGCGCGCACCACAGCGACGGCGACTCGGTCGCCTTCAACGTGCAGCCGCGCCCCACGGGGCAGCTGCTGGTCGGCTCGTCGCGCCAGTTCGACACCACCGATCCGGCGGTCGAAGCGCCGATGCTGGCGCGCATGCTCCAGCGCACGCTCGATTACCTGCCGGGGCTCGCGAATCTCAATGCGGTGCGTTCGTGGACCGGTATGCGTGCGGCATCGCCCGATGGGTTGCCGCTGCTGGGTAAGCACCCTTGGCGCGAGAAGCTCTGGCTTGCCGTCGGGCATGAAGGCCTGGGCGTAACCACGGCGCCGGGCAGCGCGCACTTGCTCGCGGCATTGATGACCGACGCCACTCCCGACTTCGACGCGACGCCGTATGCACCGCGCGGATTGCGGGAGACAGCATGAGCGCCCACACCCTGTTGAACATCGACGGCCACCTGGTCCGCGTAAAGGCGGGCAGCTCAGTCGCCGCCGCGCTGCGTGTGGCTGGTGGCATGGGCGTGGCGCGTACGTCAGTCACCGGCCAGAAACGCGCGCCGTTCTGCGGCATGGGCGTGTGCCAGGAGTGCCGTGTGCTGATCGATGGTCGCCGCAGGCTCGCATGCCAGACGGTCTGCGCCGAAGGCATGCGCGTGGAGACGACGGGATGAGCATGGAACATTGCGATGTGCTGATCGTCGGCGCGGGCCCGGCCGGCATGGCCGCTGCGGTGGCTGCCGCGCCGAGCGGCGCATCGATCGTCGTCATCGACGACAACCCTGCCCCCGGCGGACAGATATGGCGCGACGGCCCCGGCGCGACGCTGCCGCCAGCAGCACGCAAATGGCGCGACGCACTCGAGCGCCACGCCAACATCCGCGTGCGCAGCGGCACCCGCGTCGTCTCCGCGCCTTCGCCCAACGAGCTGCTGCTCGAAGACGCGGAGCGCACCACGCGCATGCAATGGCGCAAGCTCATCCTCTGCACCGGCGCGCGCGAGCTGTTGCTGCCCTTCCCCGGCTGGACGCTGCCCGGAGTGACCGGCGCGGGCGGCCTGCAGGCGCTCATCAAGGCCGGCATGCCGGTCGAGGGCGAGCGCATCGTCATCGCGGGGAGCGGCCCCCTGCTGCTCGCCGCCGCCGCAACGGCACGTGCCGCGGGCGCGAAGGTGCTGCGCATCGCCGAACAGGCTTCGTTCGCCTCGGTCGCGCGCTTCGGCGCCAGCCTTGCGCGCTGGCCGGGCAAGGCCGCGCAGGCAGTGACGCTCGCCGATCCGCAGTACCGCACTTCGTCGCGCATCGTCTCGGCACAGGGAGCGACGCAGGTCGAATCGGTTCGTCTTCGGCAAGGCAGCGGCAGCGAAGTCGAGATCGCCTGCGACCGCATCGCCTGCAGCTTCGGCCTCACGCCCAACACGCAGCTGGGGCAACTGCTCGGCTGTGCCCTCACGCCCACGGGCCCAGGTGCGCAGGCCCTGGCGGTCGATGCCTTGCAGGCCACCAGCGTCGCCGGCGTCTATGCAGCGGGCGAGTGCACCGGCTTCGGCGGAAGCGAACGCGCGCTGGCACAGGGCACCATCGCCGGCCACGCCGCCGTCGGCAACGAGCGCGCGGCAAAAGCGCACGAGGGCGAACGCGCCCGCTGGAACGCCTTCGCCGCCCAGCTGCATCGCAGCTTCGCGCTGGCCGCCGACATCAAGGCCATGCCGCAGCCCGACACGCTCGTGTGCCGCTGCGAAGACGTGCCCTTCTCCGCGCTGGCAGGCTGCAGCGGCTGGACCGACGCCAAGCTGCATCGCCGCTGCGGCATGGGCGCGTGCCAGGGGCGCGTCTGCGGCGATGCGGCGCAGCTTCTCTTCGGATGGACGCCGCCTGTGCCGCGCCCACCGCTGTCGCCAGTCCGCATAGCGACACTCGCGGGTCTGGTGAACGACGGCGACACCCGACAATGACGCCGCCGCATTCGCGGAAAAAGAAAACCATGGCCGCCCCGAAGAAGACTGCTCCAAAGAAGACAAGCTTGCGCCCGCCGCCCAAGCGCCGCGCCGCCGACATGGCCTACGACGCCATCGAGACACTGCTGTCGACCATGCTGCTGAAACCCGGCAGCCAGGTCGTCGAGGCCGAGCTTGCCGAGCGCACGGGGCTGGGCCGCACGCCGGTGCGCGAGGCGCTGATGCGCATGGTGTCCATCGGCCTCATCGTGCAGCAGCCGCGCCGCGGGCTGCTGGTGTCGGCCATCGACCTGGCCGACCATCTCGACGTGATCCAGACCCGGCGCGTGCTCGAACTGCTGATTGCCGCCTGCTCCGCGCGCCGGGCCACCGCGCAGCAGCGCAAGGAAATCGTGCATTGCGCCGAGATGATGGTCGAGGCCGCAGGCCGCGGCGACCTCAACGACTACATGCAGGCCGACCGCGCGCTGGACCTCGTCAACCACCAGGCGAGCCACAACGATTCAGCGGTGAAGGCGGTGGTGCCGCTGATCGTGCAATGCCGGCGCTTCTGGTACGCGTACCAGCATGAAGGCGAGATCGTCGAGGGCGCGAATGCGCACCTCGAACTGGCCCAGGGCATCGCGACGGGCGACGAGGCTGCGGCCATCGCGGGTGCCAACCGGTTGATGGACTATCTCGAAGTCTTCGCCCGCAAGATCATCGACAAGTAGGCCGAAGGGCCTCGCCCGGCACCCGGGGAATTCCGCGTGTTCCACAGCGGCTCGCAGCGCCATACTGGCCTCATGGCCGCCGCCCCCCGTGCCCAACCCGAAGACTTCTTCACCACCGACGAGTGGCAGTCGCTCACTGCGCGCTCGTCGTGGAAGGGCCTGTGGCTGGTGCTGCACTGCTGGGGCGTGATCGGTGCCGCCATGCTGGTGGGCATCGTGTGGCCGTGGACCATTCCGCTGGTGGTGCCCATCGTCGGCGCGCGGCAACTGGGCCTGTTCATCCTCATGCACGACGCGGCGCATGCGGGGTTGCATCGCAATCGCAAGGTCAACGACTGGGTGGGCTACTGGCTGTGCTCGTCGACGTTGCGCGACTACCGGCCGTACCACCTGCAGCACCACCGCTTCGTGCAGCAGACCGAAGACCCTGACCTCGTGCTGTCGGCGCCCTTCCCGATCACGCGGGCCTCGATGTGGCGCAAGGTTGTGCGCGACATGAGCGGGCAGACTTTCTACAAGCAGCGCTTCGGGCACATCGCCGAGGGCATTCGCAATCGCGCTGCGGGCGAATCGGTCTTGAAGGTGCTGGGCCGGGAGCTTGCGAAAGACCGCCGCTTTCTCATCGCCAACGGCCTCGGCTTCCTGGCCTTTGCCGTGGCCGGCTACTGGTGGGCATGGCTGCTGATGTGGCTGCTGCCGATGGCGACGTGGCTGCCGCTCGTGAGCCGCGTACGCAACATCGCCGAACACGCGCTCGTCGCGCAGAACGAGGCCGATCCGCTGCGGCAGGCCCGCACCACGCACGCCGGCTGGCTCGAACGCATCCTGGTGGCGCCCTACTGGGTCAACTACCACTGCGAGCACCACATGTTCACCAACCTGCCCTGCTGGGCCTTGCCAGAGGCGCATCGCCTGCTGCAGCGGCAGGGCGCGATCGTGCGAATGGAAGTGCAGCCCGGCTACCTGAGCCTGCTGAAGCGCGCCACGGCGCTTGCCGCCTAGCGGATCGCCGGCGCGGGCCGCACCAACGGCTGTGCGCCGCGCTGCGCATGCTGGCTGAGCCAGATGCTCGCGATCACGATGCCGATGCCCGCCACCTGCCACGCCGACAAGCTCTGCCCCAGCAGCGCCCAGCCAAGGATCACTGCCGTCACCGGGCTCAGGAAGGCCAGCGGCGCGATCGCC
This is a stretch of genomic DNA from Variovorax paradoxus. It encodes these proteins:
- a CDS encoding 4-hydroxyproline epimerase, which translates into the protein MQRIQVIDSHTGGEPTRLVIGGFPDLGGGSMAERRALLADQHDKWRAAAVLEPRGSDVVVGALLCEPVSPDAAAGVVFFNNAGYLGMCGHGTIGLVASLAHMGRIGVGEHRIETPVGTVTTTLHEDGSVSVRNVPAYRHLHQVAVELPGHGTVRGDVAWGGNWFFLVSEHGQRVASDNLAALTDYTTALRKALSAQGITGADGAEIDHIELFAADDEGADSRNFVLCPGNAYDRSPCGTGTSAKIACLAADGKLAPGEVWKQASVIGSVFEASYAMDGDKVIPTLRGRAYISAEATLLIDDEDPFGWGIRL
- a CDS encoding NAD(P)/FAD-dependent oxidoreductase; translated protein: MSMEHCDVLIVGAGPAGMAAAVAAAPSGASIVVIDDNPAPGGQIWRDGPGATLPPAARKWRDALERHANIRVRSGTRVVSAPSPNELLLEDAERTTRMQWRKLILCTGARELLLPFPGWTLPGVTGAGGLQALIKAGMPVEGERIVIAGSGPLLLAAAATARAAGAKVLRIAEQASFASVARFGASLARWPGKAAQAVTLADPQYRTSSRIVSAQGATQVESVRLRQGSGSEVEIACDRIACSFGLTPNTQLGQLLGCALTPTGPGAQALAVDALQATSVAGVYAAGECTGFGGSERALAQGTIAGHAAVGNERAAKAHEGERARWNAFAAQLHRSFALAADIKAMPQPDTLVCRCEDVPFSALAGCSGWTDAKLHRRCGMGACQGRVCGDAAQLLFGWTPPVPRPPLSPVRIATLAGLVNDGDTRQ
- a CDS encoding fatty acid desaturase family protein, coding for MAAAPRAQPEDFFTTDEWQSLTARSSWKGLWLVLHCWGVIGAAMLVGIVWPWTIPLVVPIVGARQLGLFILMHDAAHAGLHRNRKVNDWVGYWLCSSTLRDYRPYHLQHHRFVQQTEDPDLVLSAPFPITRASMWRKVVRDMSGQTFYKQRFGHIAEGIRNRAAGESVLKVLGRELAKDRRFLIANGLGFLAFAVAGYWWAWLLMWLLPMATWLPLVSRVRNIAEHALVAQNEADPLRQARTTHAGWLERILVAPYWVNYHCEHHMFTNLPCWALPEAHRLLQRQGAIVRMEVQPGYLSLLKRATALAA
- a CDS encoding branched-chain amino acid ABC transporter substrate-binding protein; its protein translation is MKTKAGMVPFLSLAALALAGQAYAQEQVVKIGHSGPLSGPNAFAGKDNENGVRLAVEELNAKKLVVGGKTLKFEMVSEDDQCDAKTGVSVAQKFVDDGVKYVMGPYCSGVAIPASRIYSEGGTMVSTVGTNPKVTQGGYKNLYRIIASDNQIGSSMAVYAAKELKVKKVGVIDDRTAFGQGLAEEFTKEAKKQGLTVVGQEFTTDKAVDFTAILTNMKAKAPEAIFFGGYAPQAAPMARQMKQLAVPGKLLGGDTVCSPATGKLGGDAVNDLVFCAQGGSILEKAQSGPAFKEKFKKRFNADPDAYAASYYDQVLFIGESMKKANSIDPDKVGAELYKATYKGVAATYAYDDKGNMKQAPITVFTFKNAAPVPIASY
- a CDS encoding (2Fe-2S)-binding protein encodes the protein MSAHTLLNIDGHLVRVKAGSSVAAALRVAGGMGVARTSVTGQKRAPFCGMGVCQECRVLIDGRRRLACQTVCAEGMRVETTG
- a CDS encoding tripartite tricarboxylate transporter substrate-binding protein, with product MTKKVATQMTSTPLTRRSLTALAAAAVLCAVAPVHAQQRVIHIVVPFATGAVQDTVARAFNNELGAALNASAIVENRAGAGGTVGAALVARAPADGNTLILAAASHNIAGFLYNKLSYDPLKDFVGVANVGNAGYVLAVASGMNVSSTADFIKEVKVNPGKYNYASAGNGSATHLAMASFLAKAGLQMTHIPTKSTGEAVNEVLAGRVQAVISSSIGVIGFQDDARMKLLASTGQSRSPFLPKLPTVAESGLPGYAFDSWIGLLAPAATPKAEVERLNAAANKVLADPAIQERFKRLGVEPRSQSAEEFQKLLRSDWDAMGVVVKASGAKID
- a CDS encoding glycine zipper 2TM domain-containing protein, whose amino-acid sequence is MDPTSPFNPPPGQPAGKSPKALWAVIGALSVAVVALGGVLLHRQEPVASASAPPPVVAAASPTAPDDFKPEAMPPAPAVPPTATGPAPQARAAAPMPAPMPAPAIEPGPAPGVMNAPQVAAAPPAPPPCAVCGHVESVRPVQKRIQNTSGVGAVAGGVVGGLVGNQFGHGNGRVATTVLGAVGGGFAGNEIEKHVRTVTVYEVGVRMDNGTLRTVETKTAPPIGKPVTLKRGLLRPADGRK
- a CDS encoding M20 aminoacylase family protein translates to MNIADSFLANAARFVEIRRDIHAHPELGFEEHRTSEKVANLLTGWGIEVHRGIAGTGLVGVLRKGTGSRTIGLRADMDALPLHEANEFAHKSTNPGRMHACGHDGHTTMLLAAAWHLSQQGPGDFDGTVHFIFQPAEEMGKAGAKKMIDEGLFERFPCDAVFGLHNFPVGDVGRFALNEGALMASSNTYKITLRGRGTHASMPHTGIDPVAAVVTLAQQLQTIVARTIPSTERALLAVTQLQGSDAPNVIPDVATVGGTIRTFSIEAIDKIEARLREVAAGVAAAHGCTAEVYFNRSSPPTVNHPAEARFAAGVMREVVGDDMVTDNFPAVMGAEDFAHMLLARPGCYAFLGNGDGDHRLDGHGPGPCIIHNTSFDFNDEIIPIGASYFVKLVQRWLPSGV
- a CDS encoding GntR family transcriptional regulator translates to MAAPKKTAPKKTSLRPPPKRRAADMAYDAIETLLSTMLLKPGSQVVEAELAERTGLGRTPVREALMRMVSIGLIVQQPRRGLLVSAIDLADHLDVIQTRRVLELLIAACSARRATAQQRKEIVHCAEMMVEAAGRGDLNDYMQADRALDLVNHQASHNDSAVKAVVPLIVQCRRFWYAYQHEGEIVEGANAHLELAQGIATGDEAAAIAGANRLMDYLEVFARKIIDK
- a CDS encoding dihydrodipicolinate synthase family protein; this encodes MSNPRWQGIFPAVTTKFHADESIDAEGTARHIDFQIRNGIHGLVTCGSLGEASTLTLEEKLQVAKIALEAADGRIPVLANVSETSTREALRYVDGANKLGVAGFMVMPSVIYVADAREAMLNVRTIANAAQKPIMVYNNPVAYRVDLKPQHMVELADCEWIAAIKESTDDIRRITDLRNTVGDRYQLFLGVDDLAYEGLALGCDGLLAGVGCAFPRETVALYDLMKAGKFAEALKLYQWMTPMLHLDVSTKLVQNLKLIDMLVGVGSEHMRRPRLPLIGEERAFIEAIVKKALATRPTQYQSVM
- a CDS encoding NAD(P)/FAD-dependent oxidoreductase; protein product: MDADVIVIGAGIVGAACAQALAQAGRRVLVLDARIGGATGAGMGHLVVMDDNAAELELSRHSVAQWRELAPRMSEDCAYSACGTLWIAANDEEMAEAERKQQRLRAHGIDSRLLDARELANAEPALRKGLAGALEVPGDGILYAPNAARWLLAQATDSVRVEHAKVEAIEDDGALSLADGSHRTAPQIVLANGIQATTLCPELPIRPKKGHLLITDRYPGTVHHQLVELGYVTSAHHSDGDSVAFNVQPRPTGQLLVGSSRQFDTTDPAVEAPMLARMLQRTLDYLPGLANLNAVRSWTGMRAASPDGLPLLGKHPWREKLWLAVGHEGLGVTTAPGSAHLLAALMTDATPDFDATPYAPRGLRETA